A region of Streptomyces deccanensis DNA encodes the following proteins:
- a CDS encoding ABC transporter permease — MTAAQVVRSEWTKIRSVASTVWTLSLAGIVTIALGVLISLLSKNEFDSLSRDDRLSFDPTFISFAGMTLGQLAMIVFGVLVVSNEYSTGMIRTSLAAVPQRGTFLFSKIAVATALSFAVGLVTSFVTFFLGQAMLGSHRAEIGDPGVLRAVFGGGLYMTLIAMFSMGVAAMLRSPMLSLGILMPFFFLISNILGNVAATEKVGRYLPDQAGSKIMQVVTPVDDDTPYGPWGGLGIMALWVAAALLVGYVSLKRRDA; from the coding sequence GTGACCGCGGCCCAGGTCGTCCGCTCGGAGTGGACCAAGATCCGTTCGGTGGCGTCCACGGTGTGGACGCTGTCGCTGGCCGGGATCGTCACGATCGCGCTCGGCGTGCTGATCTCGCTGCTGTCGAAGAACGAGTTCGACAGTCTGAGCCGCGACGACCGGCTCTCGTTCGACCCGACGTTCATCAGTTTCGCGGGGATGACCCTCGGCCAGCTGGCGATGATCGTGTTCGGGGTGCTGGTGGTGTCGAACGAGTACAGCACCGGCATGATCCGGACCTCGCTGGCCGCCGTGCCGCAGCGCGGCACGTTCCTCTTCAGCAAGATCGCGGTGGCCACCGCCCTCTCCTTCGCGGTGGGGCTCGTGACCAGCTTCGTGACGTTCTTCCTGGGGCAGGCGATGCTCGGCTCGCACCGGGCCGAGATCGGCGATCCGGGTGTGCTGCGGGCGGTCTTCGGCGGCGGGCTCTACATGACCCTGATCGCGATGTTCTCGATGGGCGTCGCGGCGATGCTGCGCAGCCCGATGCTGTCGCTGGGCATCCTGATGCCGTTCTTCTTCCTGATCTCCAACATCCTGGGCAACGTCGCCGCCACCGAGAAGGTCGGCCGCTACCTCCCCGACCAGGCCGGCAGCAAGATCATGCAGGTGGTCACCCCGGTCGACGACGACACGCCGTACGGGCCCTGGGGCGGTCTCGGCATCATGGCGCTGTGGGTGGCGGCGGCCCTGCTCGTCGGCTATGTGTCGCTCAAGAGGCGCGACGCGTGA
- a CDS encoding ABC transporter ATP-binding protein — protein MIEAVGLTKRYGAKTAVYNLSFQVRPGAVTGFLGPNGSGKSTTMRMILGLDNPTSGQVTIGGYPYRKLPNAARQVGALLDAKAVHGGRHARNHLLSLAQLSGIPARRVDEVLGVVGLQDVAKKRSKGFSLGMGQRLGIAAALLGDPQVLLFDEPVNGLDPEGILWVRNLMKALAAEGRTVFVSSHLMSEMAVTADHLIVIGRGQLLSDMSIKDFISANSADFARVRTPDSEPQQREKLSAALTEAGGQVLPEQDGALRVMGLPLPRISDLAHGADVRLWELSPHQASLEEAYMRMTQGAVDYRSTTDQKAGLQQPLPPGAQPPMPVPGQGQPGWYAPPAPQQGGQPYAPQGHPAPQGQPSAGPYGAPAPTAPAPAPAQPQANPYAQSAPPSAPPAPAQPAAAPAPSPAPAAPAPAADLTKSEDAR, from the coding sequence ATGATCGAGGCAGTCGGCCTGACGAAGCGCTATGGCGCCAAGACGGCCGTGTACAACCTTTCCTTCCAGGTGCGGCCGGGGGCCGTCACCGGCTTCCTGGGCCCCAACGGCTCGGGCAAGTCGACGACGATGCGCATGATCCTGGGCCTGGACAATCCCACCTCCGGGCAGGTGACGATCGGCGGCTATCCGTACCGCAAGCTGCCGAACGCGGCCCGTCAGGTCGGTGCGCTGCTCGACGCCAAGGCGGTGCACGGCGGCCGGCACGCCCGCAACCACCTGCTGTCCCTGGCCCAGCTGTCGGGCATCCCAGCCCGCCGAGTGGATGAGGTGCTCGGGGTCGTCGGCCTCCAGGACGTCGCCAAGAAACGCTCCAAGGGCTTCTCGCTCGGCATGGGCCAGCGGCTCGGCATCGCCGCCGCCCTGCTCGGCGACCCCCAGGTGCTGCTCTTCGACGAGCCGGTCAACGGCCTCGACCCCGAGGGCATCCTCTGGGTCCGCAACCTGATGAAGGCGCTGGCCGCCGAGGGCCGTACCGTCTTCGTCTCCTCGCACCTGATGAGCGAGATGGCGGTGACCGCCGACCACCTCATCGTGATCGGTCGCGGGCAGCTGCTCTCCGACATGAGCATCAAGGACTTCATCTCGGCGAACTCCGCCGACTTCGCGCGCGTACGGACGCCGGACAGCGAGCCGCAGCAGCGCGAGAAGCTGTCGGCGGCGCTGACCGAGGCGGGGGGCCAGGTGCTGCCCGAGCAGGACGGGGCACTGCGTGTCATGGGTCTGCCGCTCCCCCGGATCAGCGACCTCGCGCACGGCGCCGACGTACGGCTGTGGGAACTGTCGCCGCACCAGGCCTCGTTGGAGGAGGCGTACATGCGGATGACGCAGGGCGCCGTCGACTACCGCTCGACGACCGACCAGAAGGCCGGTCTCCAGCAGCCCCTGCCGCCCGGCGCGCAGCCGCCGATGCCGGTGCCCGGACAGGGGCAGCCGGGCTGGTACGCCCCGCCGGCACCGCAGCAGGGCGGCCAGCCGTACGCACCGCAGGGCCACCCGGCACCGCAGGGCCAGCCGTCGGCCGGTCCGTACGGCGCTCCGGCTCCCACGGCGCCCGCTCCGGCGCCCGCGCAGCCCCAGGCGAACCCGTACGCCCAGTCCGCGCCCCCGTCCGCGCCCCCGGCGCCCGCGCAGCCCGCCGCCGCGCCGGCCCCCTCCCCCGCACCCGCGGCCCCCGCGCCCGCCGCCGACCTGACGAAGTCCGAGGACGCCCGATGA
- a CDS encoding ATP-binding cassette domain-containing protein has protein sequence MIELDGLTKRYGEKVAVNNLTFAVRPGIVTGFLGPNGAGKSTTMRMILGLDRPTAGDVRIDGTHYDRLRDPLTYIGALLDAKAMHGGRSAFNHLLCLAQSNGIPRARVHEVLDTVGLTSVARKKAKGFSLGMGQRLGIAGALLGDPRILMFDEPVNGLDPEGIHWIRNLMKSLAAQGRTVFVSSHLMSEMALTADHLVVIGQGRLLADTSMAQFIQRNSRSYVRIRTPQREQLLDALHAVGVLVEEAGDGALEVDGGKPEQIGELAAEHRIVLHELSPQQASLEEAFMRLTAESVEYHAHDGTPVVSPPPAPAWGAGWKREGRP, from the coding sequence ATGATCGAGCTCGACGGGCTGACCAAGCGGTATGGCGAGAAGGTCGCGGTGAACAATCTGACTTTCGCCGTGCGGCCCGGGATCGTGACCGGTTTTCTCGGACCCAACGGAGCCGGGAAATCGACGACGATGCGCATGATCCTGGGGCTGGACCGCCCGACGGCGGGGGACGTCCGGATCGACGGCACGCACTACGACCGCCTGAGGGACCCGCTGACGTACATCGGCGCGCTGCTGGACGCCAAGGCGATGCACGGCGGCCGCAGCGCCTTCAATCACCTGCTGTGCCTCGCGCAGAGCAACGGCATCCCCCGGGCCCGGGTGCACGAGGTGCTGGACACGGTCGGACTGACGTCGGTCGCGCGGAAGAAGGCGAAGGGGTTCTCGCTCGGCATGGGTCAGCGGCTCGGCATCGCCGGCGCGCTGCTCGGCGATCCGCGGATCCTGATGTTCGACGAGCCCGTCAACGGCCTCGACCCCGAGGGCATCCACTGGATCCGGAACCTGATGAAGTCCCTCGCCGCCCAGGGCAGGACCGTGTTCGTGTCGTCGCACCTGATGAGCGAGATGGCGCTGACCGCCGACCACCTCGTGGTGATCGGACAGGGACGGCTCCTCGCCGACACCTCGATGGCACAGTTCATCCAGCGGAACTCACGGTCGTACGTACGGATCCGCACCCCCCAGCGGGAACAGCTGCTCGACGCGCTGCACGCCGTCGGGGTGCTGGTCGAGGAGGCGGGTGACGGGGCGCTGGAGGTGGACGGCGGGAAACCGGAGCAGATCGGCGAGCTGGCCGCCGAGCACCGGATCGTGCTGCACGAGCTGAGTCCCCAACAGGCGTCGCTGGAGGAGGCGTTCATGCGGCTGACCGCCGAGTCGGTGGAGTACCACGCGCACGACGGCACCCCGGTGGTGAGCCCGCCCCCGGCGCCCGCCTGGGGCGCCGGCTGGAAGCGGGAGGGCCGGCCGTGA
- a CDS encoding cellulose-binding protein has translation MSDTSPYGFELVRRGYDRAQVDERISKLVSDRDSALARITALEKRIEELHLETQNAQAAVTDAEPSYAGLGARVEKILRLAEEEAKDLREEARRAAEQHRELAESAAQQVRNDAESFSAERKAKAEDEGVRIVEKAKSDASQLRAEAQKDAQSKREEADALFEETRAKAAQAAADFETNLAKRREQSERDLASRQQKAEKRLAEIEHRAEQLRLEAEKLRTDAERRARQTVETAQRQAEDIVADANAKADRIRSESERELAALTNRRDSINAQLTNVREMLATLTGAAVAAAGTPVTDDEPISRGVPAQQSR, from the coding sequence GGCTTCGAGCTTGTGCGGCGTGGATACGACCGCGCTCAGGTGGACGAACGTATCTCCAAGCTCGTCTCCGACCGTGACTCCGCTCTCGCCCGCATCACCGCCCTGGAGAAGCGCATCGAGGAGCTCCACCTCGAGACGCAGAACGCCCAGGCCGCGGTGACCGACGCCGAGCCGTCCTACGCCGGTCTCGGCGCGCGCGTCGAGAAGATCCTCCGCCTCGCCGAGGAGGAGGCGAAGGACCTGCGCGAGGAGGCCCGCCGCGCCGCCGAGCAGCACCGTGAGCTCGCCGAGTCGGCGGCCCAGCAGGTGCGCAACGACGCGGAGTCCTTCTCCGCGGAGCGCAAGGCCAAGGCCGAGGACGAGGGCGTCCGGATCGTCGAGAAGGCCAAGAGCGACGCGTCGCAGCTGCGTGCCGAGGCGCAGAAGGACGCGCAGTCCAAGCGCGAGGAGGCGGACGCCCTCTTCGAGGAGACCCGTGCGAAGGCCGCGCAGGCCGCCGCCGACTTCGAGACGAACCTCGCCAAGCGTCGCGAGCAGTCCGAGCGCGACCTGGCCTCGCGTCAGCAGAAGGCGGAGAAGCGTCTCGCGGAGATCGAGCACCGCGCGGAGCAGCTCCGCCTGGAGGCCGAGAAGCTGCGCACCGACGCCGAGCGCCGCGCCCGCCAGACGGTGGAGACCGCGCAGCGTCAGGCCGAGGACATCGTCGCGGACGCGAACGCCAAGGCGGACCGGATCCGTTCGGAATCCGAGCGCGAGCTGGCGGCGCTCACCAACCGTCGCGACTCGATCAACGCCCAGCTGACGAACGTGCGCGAGATGCTGGCGACCCTCACGGGTGCGGCGGTCGCCGCCGCGGGCACGCCGGTCACCGACGACGAGCCGATCTCCCGCGGGGTTCCGGCGCAGCAGTCCCGGTAA